atgtttttttgtattgctatattaataaacatttcattGTTGACAAATTGGGCAGTTATTATGCAATTTTGTCCTGATCATTAACACTTGTTCACTGGTTGGATGCTCACTATTATCTGTAAAACTGAATTGACTGAATTAAAATATGTTTCTTCTATTCCAATATTGGATAAAAAAGATACCAACTTAATTCAGACTAAATATTTTCCATGTAATAtcttaatatttgtatttgacAAAAATATCCAAGCATATAATTTCGAAAACCAAAACTTGTCTTaaaaaaagtagcctatttttacacAAAGGGATCAGCATGAAGAttcttgaataaaaaaaataaaaaaaactctgaCTCCGCGCCAGAGGACTTGTATGTTGAAATGACGCTCGTGATGTAATTAGCACCGCCTTCATGCTTTGAAGATGACAGCCGTCGTAGCTGTTTTTGTCAGGTGGTACAACCAAATGATTGTCtaacattatttttttgaggttgtgtattttattaaaaataatttataattattgcATTCTAGTGGCCAGGTATTTAGTACCTTTAGCATCTGCTTAAATCTACTTTTAAAGACAGGTAAAAGTACATTCTAAAAAACGAATTAATAGCaatatacactctcagaaaaaaaggtacagtgctgtcactggggcggtaccctaaggtacaaaagtgaaaaggtacattttTGTACCTTACTAACCTCTCAATggtacatattaataccttaaaaggtacatttcagtactttaagagtgcatagtagtaccttaaaggtacatattagtgtAGATCTTTTAATcatgataactgatctctggctaatttggttcttcaaatgAATTTGCAGATTGGATTAAAGTCTGGATTAAGttatctgagatcactgctcgTGCCTGTGTTCTCTGAACAGGGCAGATGCATCAATACGTGAAACCCCGATCAGCAATGCAGTGATTGGCTGCTGTTAagacaacgtaatgacatcatataattaaaaaagccacctggcaaaaaacttgtcaaagaaaaaaagacgAAAAAACAAttttctggacctttataaggaaacgaCCAAACCAATataaaagttagataaattaaatgtatactgtttttatgaacatgattcccaattatttatattcacgattttctaatatttgtacacactttacatttttatttcaatgttgtaattttattttttaattcaattttaagCAGATTTTTTATGTGACagtattaattaaagtttcttaacagTCAAGATCAAATTATAGGCATCTCTTGAGCTGCATCAAGCCACTCTCATAATATTCGTCATCACTCAAATTAATGCACGATGgagattaactgcacaatgtgtgtaaacccccaatacaactataaaggaattattccatcacaattcacaaacaaatctgtcaatcaagtgactgtgtctaTATTCTACGCAAATTTTACACaacatattattttcaaataaacttttatatttattactattttaaattattattgcccctggttcagtgATGaagtcttgtaataaagtaacagtggctgggacagattttaagtatcacctcaagatgcaatctaatcctgtttacatgaaataagcctgctcccgagcaggtttaagctaacggacctgttgctatgacagcaagtccaggatgagtttcgaagaaccaaacaatccgagatcaagccaaatcgtcaacaatcaaatccagctaactgagttagcgaCGTACGAAGAACAGGCTCCTGATGGATATCAGTTGTGCCACCTGAcaacctgatttttttttttttcaattacacAAAAATTAACTAAtacagtaattaattaaatacaagtgtTTTAGTTAACAGTCTCTATTGAAGTAAATGGTAAATTTATAAAAACAGAATATATCACATGACATCACATTCAGAAAGTAGGAACCGGAATAGGTGACAGCGCAAGAGATTGGTTAGATGCACTGTAATGGATTGTGATGAATAATGCtgttaaactttatttaaaacatttaacagcatttagacactaaaattatgatctaagttattcatcTACTTTTTTCAATCATCTCAACAGctttaaaactatatatatatatatatatatatatatatatatatatatatatatatatatatatatatatatatatatatatatatatatataatacatatattttttttatatgaaagGTTTGAAACGTAAAATTAGGccatagtgttttattttgaacTTCGCTTTCTTAGTCTGTTCAATTGTGGGGTGGTTCTGCCACCTGACATTTTGGGAGTTTAAGTTTATGTTTTaccaaaacataaaataatatttatttgaatgtaCTGAAAATGAATCCAAACTAAATAGTATGTATGAAATGAAGTTATACATGTCATGAATCTAAAAGAAAATAATGTACTTGGACACAAAAATATGCATGTCATGTCACTGACCCAAAAGTATAGCTAACTCTTGTCTGTTTTCATTTTGCAGGCAGACCAGTTACTCCAAAGGCTGAACTCAATGAGCTAAATGTTCAAGAAGTGAAAGGAACTCAAAATGCATTAATGTTTGAGATGCCTAGAGCCACTTTACTCATAACAACAGTCCAAGTCAATCTGTTTGTGATGACAAAAGGCCACAGACGAGTGCCTCAGGGTTATAATACTCATTAATGCTATGTTCATTGTTAGATATTGTTGGCTAGACAGGCTAATCAAATCCGTAGCTACTtttgaattgatttgaaaaagaaagaaaagcatgCAATGAGTAATGACATTTATAAACTTGACAGAATCATTAATCTTTTACGGTGAACAGTTGGGCTTCTTTCAGTTTTGCTCAAATAATATGATTTTTAAGGATACAGAGCAGTGACAGACTTTTTTCTATATAAATATGAACAAGCTGAAAATGACAATTAAGTTCAATAATTGGATTTAGCTGAATGATTTCAGAGTCAGAATACGGCAGTGTTTTGTCATTCTGTTCTGCATCAGTGATGCAAGGGCAATTTCGTCTGTTCATATAACActaaattaaaagttttaacTCTGTTTATGCCATGATATAGATTTTACTCTATGGACAAAGGCCTACATGCCACCGATGTATTTAAGGATTGAGTGAATTATTTGAACTGTATGATGTTTGTAAGCAtgtaaactaaataaataacctGCATATGTGCTTTTTAATAGATTTTCTGCCTCAAAGCGATCACATAATCATCACGCtaaatcatttatttcaaaAGCAACTCCATACAGAAAAGTGGACATGTATTTTCTAGACAATACTTGTCCATGATAAAACTTTATCATGGTTTATTACTTATCCGCCTTGAAAAAGATTTTGGTTTGTCGGGGACATATTTGAAGTGGTTTCATTGATCGTTCTCAGTTCATTTCTATGGGTGCTTACAGGTCTGAGATTAGCTCTGTTTTCACTGgcgttccccagggctcagccCTTTACTCTTTAATATTTATCTGTCACCACTTGGTCATTTGTTGCGATCGATTGGCCTTCATTATCATTTTTATGCGAATAATACACAGATTTACACTCAAAATCTGGTGAAAACCCTGATGTTGGTTTTCTCTCTTGCTGTATTTCTGATATTAAAAACATGGATAAGTAATAATTTATTGTGCCTTAACTTGTTATCGTCATTGGTTCCCATCATCAAATTTCCAAAGCTGGTTCACTGTCTTTGACTATTGATGGCTTTGTTTTGGCTCgaaaaagtgtatttatttatttatttttactagtCTTGCTTTGCTAGTCTTGCTAGTCTTTCATTTCCTTCTTTTGTTTAATGTactgttaaaacaataaaaaaaatgtactcaGAAATGTAGAGCTGTAaaccaattctgactttataatacAATTGCAAGTCACGCAGTTCTgaacacaattgcgagtttatatcttgcaGTTGAAACGTTATAACACAATTGCTGGTTTACAttgcacaattctgactataacgCACAATTGTGGGTTTATATCCtgcaattctgaatttataactcagttattttttctcagaattgcaagatgtaaactcacaattgcgagaaaaaagtctgaattgtgaaataaaaagtAACCTTTTTTATTCcatggcggaaacaagcttccatcgAAAAGTGTGAGTATGTTTGATGTGTTTTTATAGCAGCCACTCCTAACCAACGGATTGAGATGGGGGTGGGGCTACTAGTTTGTTTGACCAATGACAGACAAGTGTTTTGAAATCTTGTTTGAAAACATTTTTCCAGTTCCATTTGGTGTTACAGAAatgatagcctagaaatctagacgcaccctagcggcagcaaatctaatctgcccgcgagtgtagtctagcaactttcaatacccttctgagctgtaaacgccaagctcttgccgggccaatcacatcgtgtatagagtcagtggacggggccataatgacgacgggcgagttgcgtttgcgtgcttctagttaacacagaaactggcgagcgacggtctttcgaatcagctttgaccacgactctggaaggcttggagttaagcttttctctgagaaaagaacaaagaacggcactgaagtcattcttaagacgGGAAGATGTGTTACGGTGGAAGTTTAAtgtatcaacgagctccgtttcagcttcgttgctctggttggttgtagcgctatcctatcacgtgcagtgggagtttgaaagacaaccgtttatctcgcccctcagattgagccctgtcaatggtgagtttccagaccaaacaccttgatgtgggtctggcttgtcaggctaacagaaATGACACACTTTACCTTTGAATGCATGAAAAATTAATATATGTAACTATGTAATATGCCAGCTTATATTACATATTAAACTCAatttaattcaattaaaaaatCTCATTAGAAATAGTTTCTTTGGCCGAAAAACTGACTCCTAACCCTTTTTCAAGTAAAATGGATGCATATAAAGCAATGTTGGATAGTAATATTGACTTTGAGGCAGGCACGAGGTGTCCATCACTGCTGTAAATCACTGTAAGGTGATGAGAACTTCGTCATCTCTCCCCTGCCACAGCATCTCTCCTTCAAACTGCACCAGCCCTTGCTTCCGTGCCCGCAGCAGAACTCCCACTAGTTTATCAGAGATGGTGACGTATCTCTCAAAAAGCATCCCGAACCGCACGGCTGGCCTGCCGCCCTCTTTGCTCTCTCCGATCTCCTGAATGACCTGGCAGAGCTCAGTGACCTCCCTGCTGATGTGGGAGTGGGCGTCTTTTCCTCTCTGCTCTGTTTTAGAGCCCTCTAAAGGCCTGCCGTAGCCCTCCTGTCCTCGCTGGATCTGCGGGGGAATCACCTTGCCGTTGCTGAAAGGATTCTGTTTCTGATACTCACAGTGGTCGTTGGACCATTTCTGCCAGTTCTCTGTCAGACCTTTGACAGACACGGTGCAGGTCTCCGCCCTGTCATCATTACGATGTGCAGGTGCTTCATTTGTCTCCATGGTGACCTTTGGCTCAAAGGACGGCTCTAGTTTTCagcatgcttcactgttggcaCAACACAGGCTACGAGTGAGAAGATTGCATGTCGTACAGGCTTTAAATAACTTAAAGCTTCATGAAGTCTACAAGTAAGACTGACCCAATGTAACCAATACTAGTCTGTGCACTTAAATTTAACTATATCATAAGAATATATTCATTTATAGactataaaataaatactgaTCCCAAAATTTGAGGTAGAGCCACAGGTGTACGATCTACTGTCATTTTTCAATTTAAGAAAAAATGTTCCAGGACACAGTTATTATCATTAACTAAACCTAAAACAATCAAAAACATCTGTGTTCATTGAAAAAgggctgaaataaaataaaatataaatattagatcaaAAACTTAAATACTAGAACAAAAAAATTGACATTCCATTTAACAGGAATAAGTTTGAGATGACACAGATAAAATGACTAACTGTAAGTATTAATTAAGCAactaaaatttaattaaaactgaaataataaatTGAACCCAAATGGTGaaaaacaaaagcacataaaaatgtcaaaatttaaaatataaaaagaccTTGGGGTAAAATGATGCTTTCTGGGAAATTTATAAATAACAGTatactatttatatgtatataaatttacatttttataagtGACATTTCAATCATTGATTAGTACTACGTTCAATCAATTAATATTAACTCTTTATGGAAATATGAACTGAAGAGACATTTTGGGTTTTATGGGTTGACAACAGCAATTATGTTTATAGAATCATCCTTTCTTTTCATATCATATAgtcacatttaatttatttattttcaggtACCCCCATGCAGGCTCAGTGtcattcaatgtaaaaaaaaaaaaaaactgctgtcTTAAATATGTTGgtacatttttacaattaacTTGGATGttgtcatttcaacttaaattaggCCTATTAAACcgacacaaacatttttagaatcttgtataacttattaagaaagttgaaaattgcttaacttattttgatgcaTTAAAGCATAAGCATATTTTGCCATTACTTATTGATTATatcatttttacagtgcatattcatactgaaaataatataatattataattattaaattataaagaAACCTGCAGATATACAGTTACTTTGAATTGTATTCCATTAATACTTCATTCTGCAAACTTAAATTCGAATTCAGTTCAAATTGAGAAACTGAATTTATGCTCAATTAGAAATCACACAGCCTTGCATAAAACGGCACAATATACAACTATAGAACACGCAGCTTAGTTTAACGATGCAGTCGATTTTACACAGATTTATTtgacataaaaatacatccatcaCACACGTTAATTGTACTATAACAAAACCTTACCGCCCTTGTTTGGGTTCTTGTTTATGGTTGTCATGCTGTAACAGCGATGGAAGTGGATACATTACAAGTTGTGCTGTGGATACTTTTCTGACCGCTTGTGAGAGTGATTGACGTGTAAACTAACCAATGAGAGCATGAGGATCATGTCACTGTACGAGATGATGAACCAATGAGAAGGGAGATTTTAGCCTCTTAAGAACTTAATGAGTGTGTAAATaagattaaaatatattatcagGCGACACTAAATCGTTTCCAGTTTCTAAAAGACATAAAAGCATAGGGGGGATGATTCGGATTTCTTTTGAGCAAAAATGCAATTTACTTATTTTTACTCATGAGTATGACTTAAAACAGGAATTGAAAAGAGAAATATTCAATTCTTTAAAGAGGTTTTCGCGTAGGCGATTTACGTACGGGGATGCCAAGTAGGAACTGTTGTTACGAGCACAATGTACCCATCGGATGATGTTGACTGTTACACACAAACATCATGGCGCTCCACTCTGGTCGGGCGTGCAGAAAATATTTACTTCATCTGGCACACGATAACGTCGATTTTAGATTACCGGTATAAACTGTAAACATTAAGTACACTCAGACATTCGTGTCCAAATGCTTATTTATTGGATTAAACTGTCAgagtttattttttactaaaaatatcATTATTCATACTGGTTTTGGACATTTCAGTTCAGTATTGTAgagtttattttaatgtaaagtgaatttggtaaacattcataaatcacTATTTGAATTATTGATTGCAGGAAATAAAAGCTTTGCTGTCTCTAAGGAACCGGCCATTTGATACATCCGAAACATTCATAGAAAAGGTAATGCAAaagttattattaatattattatttttttacttgacAAGTAATTGTCATAAGTTGTTATTTCATTTCTACAAATTCTAACTTTTTCCTTACAAGTCTCCCTTTTGGCAACTAAATGGCTTATCTGAAGATGATATACGGAGTGTCATGTCCAGAACGGTTTGTGGCAAGTAGGTTatcacattttattaattaaattgcatgTCAAATGCTTAGGATGCCaagctattaaaaaaatattctaactGCATTTATTCTGCGATATTTCCTTGAAATTTTGACTTACTACTTCTCTTATGATTCCCTCTCTTATGATTCCATCCAATTAGGATGCGACGTGTATTTCAGTGTAGTCAATGCTTGGCTCAGTGTGTGAATAATACATGGCTGCAAATATAGGTGTTTTCATCAATATCATAATAAGGTTTTGCTTgttattaacattagttaacatgaactaacaaatAACATGATTTATACAGCATTtaactttgttaatgttaatttcaccATTTGCTACAATTTTCAAAAGTAGTTAGTTAAAGCATTAGTTAAAGGgataaaatatcttctttcacccaaagaagatattttgaatgaTGTCTGTAACCAAACAGTCAatgacttccattgtatggaGAAAACAAGAACTAAAGCAGTCAATGGGGTCTATCAACTATTTAGTTTCCGACATTTTAACTTTTGTAttgagcagaagaaagaaatggaTAAAGGTTTTGAACAACttttgaggttgagtaaattaaTTTTCATATTAAAGCACTTAACCTGCATGAACAAATAGTGAACAATTGTGTTCTTTAtagcaaaaaaatataatgctcattgttagttaatgttgGCTATCGCATTAACTGAAGTTGTCatatgaaaccttattgtaaagtgttactaaaaTGAGCCATGATAAAATTAAATGCAATGATACAATTATTAAATTGCTGTatttatgtaaaatgtaatattgattTCAAGGTCTGCTTTTGAACTTTGGGGTCATGGAAGAACAACAGACGAGTTGAAGAGGTCCTTGTTGGAGtatccagcagaaaacatggtTTGTTCAGGTTTCCCTTACAGTAAAGTACAATGTGTCCTTGAGATTTACAGTGTATCTCTGAATAAACTGTCTCATAATAATTATCCGCAGGCTCCATATCTACAACAGAATTCGACTTATAAGATCAATGTCTACACTTTCAACAAAACATTAGAGTTTAAGGACAGAATCAAAAAGATTGATGTAAGTATTTTGCTGTATTTTACATGTTTGTACATTTGAAACACCTGAATCTGTGGCATACTATCCATAATTGGTTCAATTGTGATTTTAGATATCTTAACTAattgtatttttgacacagGCTCTAGACTTTCTGCCGTTTGAAGGGAAGGTCAATCTAAAGGAAGCAGAACATATTTTCTGTTTGCTGGAGGATTATGGCTCCGATCCTAATGACATCCCAGAGGAGCCTTTCCATTTGTACTTTGGGCGATGGGTGAGCAGCTCTATCCAGATATATAATTGATCAGGATGTTTCTTCAGTTGTGTGTATAATATAATTGATTTGTGCTCTAGATACTAAAGCTGAACGATTTCCTTAAAATATAAGGGACCATACTGTATcccagggccggcgtttgctataggcgagctaggcggttgcctagggcgacaattgtgttaggggcgcgagcgcgctctagtgccgcccattacttcccattaagcatagaatcggaacaagcgaaatacaacataatgtttattaaacatgatcatcatagggcgccccctcagccacacgtttaattacttatcaacctgattattagattgaattgatggtgattattgattattagttcaggcgttagttcaggcaagtgctcatcttgcgcgttcatcaaaaatgaggcgtctaaaccccgCGGATGCACATGGAtgggaaaaagagaaaaaaagaaagcccagtatagaggttagacttcttatctcagccaataagttgtcaaacaaaataaaattacttagtatcaatcttatcaactaatatttattttataaatattattaatgttgtcactagctatcacttgctagttttctacataattactatacgtattacaaacataacttcactgagaataatctacaataacctacatggatgtcatttaaatatcaaaagtccagttcgttatgaatatggataacgtatgcatgttatttatgaaaagtaggCTACAAATgctctctacgtgggcgtcggaaggaaataaatacggcctctctgtttttttgtttttttttactagagcagcctaacgatagatgccatattatatacattaaagacaaatatgctgtgttcaccaaGTTCTGTACAGTGGCTGTggtgtagtggtaagacgcatggtatcaagatttgatgcaggtcgatcagaggttcgatcctgccttttgccacactcgctctattcccttttcccatcacatatcagatcggaaaggcatttattttcaataaaaagtgagaaaatgtttgaaaagtggaaataaagcgtagaacgtgtttaataataagtgcttctcggttaggggtaggcctaggaaaacagacgtgctgaattagagacgataaaagtgagtggggtggaggggtggggggcgcaaaactccatctcgcctagggcaaccaaagagctagagccggccctgctgTATCCCTTAAATGTTAAATAGGTTTTCTCTTCAGATTGCAGATGGTCAGAGAGAATTAATTCGCTCTTACAGTGTGAAGAAGAGACATTTCATTGGGAACACTAGCATGGACGCTGGTCTCTCTTTCATCATGGCCAATCATGCCAAAGTAAAGGCTGATGATTTGGTTTACGATCCTTTTGTTGGAACAGGTGAGGAAATGTTTGTACAGGCTTTGAAGTCTATTATACTCAAGTTTCATTTGATCAGAAACACAATACAACAGTAATACTGTTATTAATCATTACAGTttagtaatacattttttattttaatatattaaaaaaaataattcattccTGTGACGCAAACTACATTTTCAACAGCTATTACTCCAGTCACATAATCCTCTAATGTGCTGGTTtggtataattattattattattattttatatttatgatCTGCACCtatatcagtgttgaaaacaagTTCAAAatagcatttattcaaaatatatatatttttctgtaaCATTTTTGGGTCTTATTCACTAATTATGCATACGCACACATTTTTGTGGGGTGATATCTTCATATGAATGTTTTAACAAACAATGATCAAAAACTTGAGCTTTATTCTATATTACAGAAAAATGTAGCAACAACTAAAACCGCTCCCTAGAAAAAATTACACACTCTTAAGCCTTATAAACATGTTAACATGAAATTTTAAACATCAGTATAGAGCTTAAAAAGGTTATATTTAATCATATATAGCTAGGCCTATCAgtaaaagagtaaaaaaaaggTGCGTTTTAGCTCAAGCTGCGAGTTAGCTCTTGCATAAAGATGCAGATACTCATATGTACAGCTGGCCAATCAGATGTCTTTATTGTCTGTATAAAAGGTCTTTATTGCATTTGAACTTGTTTTGAGGATGCCACTCTTGGCATTGTTCAGGGATCTTACTGTGCATGCTCTCAGGCGAGAATCATGTTTGCTGATAGTGAGAAAAGGGTTTTTGGATTCTGCGGAATGGACATGGTTTGGGCGTGTTTT
This DNA window, taken from Pseudorasbora parva isolate DD20220531a chromosome 7, ASM2467924v1, whole genome shotgun sequence, encodes the following:
- the si:dkey-29b11.3 gene encoding actin-binding Rho-activating protein-like, with product METNEAPAHRNDDRAETCTVSVKGLTENWQKWSNDHCEYQKQNPFSNGKVIPPQIQRGQEGYGRPLEGSKTEQRGKDAHSHISREVTELCQVIQEIGESKEGGRPAVRFGMLFERYVTISDKLVGVLLRARKQGLVQFEGEMLWQGRDDEVLITLQ
- the trmt11 gene encoding tRNA (guanine(10)-N2)-methyltransferase homolog isoform X2, producing the protein MALHSGRACRKYLLHLAHDNVDFRLPEIKALLSLRNRPFDTSETFIEKSPFWQLNGLSEDDIRSVMSRTVCGKSAFELWGHGRTTDELKRSLLEYPAENMAPYLQQNSTYKINVYTFNKTLEFKDRIKKIDALDFLPFEGKVNLKEAEHIFCLLEDYGSDPNDIPEEPFHLYFGRWIADGQRELIRSYSVKKRHFIGNTSMDAGLSFIMANHAKVKADDLVYDPFVGTGSLLVACSHFGAYVCGTDIDYNTIHGIGKASRKDQKWRGPDENIRANLRQYGAESLYVDVMVSDASKMVWRKNAQFDAIVTDPPYGIRESTRRTGSHKDIIKPPEDFSGESHVAVSMAYHLSDIFADLLNFAAHHLVLGGRLVYWLPIYRPEYCEEMVPLHPCLTLISNCEQTLSSHTSRRLITMEKTKEPEAFFRVSRNEMDQER